From Methanobacterium bryantii, a single genomic window includes:
- a CDS encoding MrcB family domain-containing protein translates to MELEEAIKRTKENFQRPERQEAEIEVIKKYGSIFHPDNLDNLTKENFKSFLIIKNNKHWSGIHRRGNEITSDMQKLKEALKILLNEEKDIKERLDILIPKGKPKFIKWLGTAILTPILLIVYPEKYGVYNSVSIEALEKLGLKPEFGRGTSFAEEYVEINKIINDISQKYHISLFQLDEVWAYVLGNENPRDVYQLNHIISQIGREIKIMNSKKYKTISSEDKLLNLINEDLPYALESIVENFDLNNKYGFKGSSGMGNRTCCPWGVILDLRVTDTPRNGYYPVYLFNEEGNGVFLSLNQGVTQVEQENKSLKKIKQVLNDRSNNFRTFLELHTPEISQKFKEKDINLSKRSRLCSLYEEGNVYAKYYDIENLPSENQLREDLKEILRFYNILVEKYNLEVPYENSFSEFLSAKEFYFEPEIIENFLLSLKVKPFVILTGNSGTGKTKIAQLFAQYISSSKNESSSITTEVKVGKAAKNKGWTLKKNVLNELDVPNYDGSYDIKIDGIKGKGNFHMLSQLFYEGKEDNIQLRLEELANKDPEQKVSLEILLQSNVNSQYKIVPVGANWTENRHILGFYNVITDEYMTSDALEIIMEALKPENKDKPYFLILDEMNLSHVERYFADFLSAMESDEPITLHKSDEEEKYPKKVKIPKNLFVIGTVNVDETTYMFSPKVLDRANVIEFSTIPVKNYMSNGFNPEKLNGNVEYIESPLSDLDIRKYRIEDIRKHLINVETNEGILWDVLSDELNKFQEALKKAGFDFGFRVIDEILRFMYVAWIYDGKKEDWNDWNRYFDAQIKQKMIPKIHGSQRTLENVIKELFELCLSGESEKVPRNFENILSENVKYPKSALKIQEMDKVLYEQRYVSFIN, encoded by the coding sequence ATGGAACTTGAAGAAGCTATTAAAAGAACTAAAGAAAATTTTCAAAGACCCGAAAGACAGGAAGCAGAAATTGAAGTAATTAAGAAATATGGAAGTATTTTCCATCCTGATAATTTAGATAATTTAACAAAAGAGAATTTTAAATCTTTTCTTATAATTAAAAATAATAAACATTGGAGTGGAATTCATAGACGGGGAAATGAAATAACTTCAGATATGCAAAAACTAAAAGAAGCATTAAAGATTCTTTTAAACGAAGAAAAAGACATTAAAGAAAGATTAGATATCTTAATTCCAAAAGGTAAACCTAAATTTATTAAATGGTTAGGAACCGCAATTTTAACGCCAATTTTATTAATTGTATACCCAGAAAAGTATGGTGTTTATAATAGTGTAAGCATTGAAGCTTTAGAAAAATTAGGATTAAAACCAGAATTTGGGAGAGGTACAAGTTTTGCAGAGGAATATGTAGAGATTAATAAAATTATCAATGATATCTCCCAGAAGTATCATATTTCGCTTTTCCAGTTAGATGAAGTATGGGCATATGTACTTGGAAATGAAAATCCTCGTGATGTTTATCAGTTAAACCATATAATTAGTCAAATAGGAAGAGAAATCAAAATAATGAATTCAAAAAAGTATAAAACTATCTCTTCAGAAGATAAACTTTTGAACTTAATAAATGAAGATTTGCCGTATGCTTTAGAATCAATTGTTGAAAATTTTGATTTAAATAATAAATATGGATTTAAAGGTTCTTCTGGAATGGGTAATCGGACCTGTTGTCCGTGGGGAGTTATTTTAGACTTAAGGGTAACTGATACTCCGAGAAATGGATATTATCCAGTTTATCTTTTTAATGAAGAGGGGAATGGCGTTTTTTTATCATTAAATCAGGGAGTTACGCAAGTTGAACAGGAAAATAAATCTTTAAAAAAGATAAAACAGGTTTTAAATGATAGATCAAATAATTTTAGAACGTTCTTAGAGTTACATACGCCTGAAATATCACAAAAATTTAAAGAGAAAGATATAAACTTGAGTAAACGTTCAAGACTTTGTTCTCTTTACGAAGAAGGTAATGTATATGCTAAATATTATGATATTGAAAATTTGCCCTCTGAAAATCAATTAAGAGAAGATTTGAAAGAAATTCTGCGATTTTATAACATTCTAGTAGAAAAATATAATCTCGAAGTTCCTTATGAAAATTCATTTTCAGAATTTTTATCAGCTAAAGAATTCTATTTTGAACCTGAAATAATAGAAAATTTCTTATTATCTCTTAAAGTTAAACCATTTGTGATATTAACTGGTAATTCTGGTACAGGTAAAACAAAAATTGCACAATTATTTGCTCAGTATATATCTAGTTCAAAAAATGAAAGTTCTTCGATAACTACAGAAGTAAAGGTTGGAAAAGCAGCAAAAAATAAGGGGTGGACTCTTAAGAAAAATGTTTTGAATGAACTTGATGTTCCTAACTATGATGGTTCATATGATATCAAAATTGATGGAATCAAGGGTAAAGGTAATTTTCACATGCTTTCTCAGTTATTTTATGAAGGTAAAGAGGATAATATACAATTAAGATTAGAAGAACTTGCAAACAAAGATCCTGAGCAGAAAGTAAGTTTAGAAATATTGTTACAATCTAATGTTAATTCACAGTATAAAATAGTGCCTGTAGGAGCAAATTGGACTGAAAATAGGCATATATTGGGATTTTATAATGTAATAACAGATGAATACATGACTAGTGATGCTTTAGAAATAATTATGGAAGCATTAAAACCTGAAAATAAAGATAAGCCTTATTTTTTAATACTTGATGAAATGAATCTTTCTCATGTTGAACGTTATTTCGCTGATTTCCTCTCAGCTATGGAAAGTGATGAACCTATAACACTACATAAATCTGATGAAGAAGAAAAATACCCTAAAAAAGTCAAAATTCCAAAAAATCTCTTTGTTATTGGAACTGTAAATGTAGACGAGACTACATACATGTTCAGTCCTAAAGTACTTGACAGAGCAAATGTTATTGAATTTTCAACGATTCCAGTCAAAAATTACATGTCAAATGGATTTAATCCAGAGAAACTAAATGGAAATGTAGAATATATAGAAAGCCCTTTATCAGATCTAGATATTAGAAAATATCGTATTGAAGATATTAGAAAACATTTAATCAATGTCGAAACAAATGAAGGCATTTTGTGGGATGTTTTGTCAGATGAACTTAATAAATTCCAGGAAGCCCTTAAAAAAGCAGGATTTGATTTTGGATTCCGTGTTATAGATGAAATTCTGCGATTTATGTACGTTGCATGGATTTATGATGGCAAAAAAGAGGATTGGAATGATTGGAACCGTTATTTTGATGCTCAAATTAAGCAAAAAATGATACCAAAAATACATGGCTCTCAGAGAACACTTGAAAATGTTATAAAAGAATTATTTGAACTTTGCTTAAGTGGCGAATCAGAAAAAGTACCACGAAATTTTGAAAATATTCTTTCAGAAAACGTAAAATATCCTAAATCTGCTTTGAAGATTCAAGAAATGGATAAAGTGCTTTATGAACAAAGATATGTTTCATTTATTAATTAG